A single genomic interval of Hevea brasiliensis isolate MT/VB/25A 57/8 chromosome 4, ASM3005281v1, whole genome shotgun sequence harbors:
- the LOC110638281 gene encoding oligouridylate-binding protein 1 isoform X1, with protein MMQHQRLKQQAMMQNPHPALLSAPQIEPILSGNLPPGFDSSTCCSVYVGNIQPQVTEPLLLEVFSNAGSIEGFKLIRKEKSSYGFVDYFDHRSADLAIVTLNGRHLFGQPIKINWAYARSQREDTSGHFNVFVGDLSPEVTDAMLYACFSVCHNCSDARVMWDQKTGRSRGFGFVSFRSQQDAQNAINDLNGKWLGSRQIRCNWATKGASSNDDKQISDAKSFVELTNEDDQENNDDAPENNLQYTTVYVGNLSPEVTSVDLHKHFHALGVGTIEDVWVQRDKGFGFVRYSTHTEAALAIQMGNARILCGNPIKCSWDSKPTPPGTSSTPLPPPAVAHMPGLSITLLPKSPRMMDDDYTSIIFSSGRFS; from the exons ATGATGCAGCATCAGAGGCTGAAGCAACAGGCCATGATGCAGAATCCCCATCCTGCTCTCCTATCTGCTCCCCAG ATAGAGCCTATCTTGAGTGGGAATTTGCCTCCTGGCTTTGATTCAAGTACATGCTGCAGTGT GTACGTTGGCAACATCCAACCTCAGGTGACAGAACCCCTTCTTCTAGAGGTTTTCTCAAACGCTGGATCCATTGAAGGATTTAAGCTGATTAGGAAAGAAAAG TCATCCTATGGTTTTGTTGATTACTTTGATCACAGATCAGCTGATCTTGCTATTGTGACCCTTAATGGAAGGCATCT gtTTGGACAGCCTATTAAAATCAACTGGGCTTATGCTCGTAGTCAAAGAGAGGATACATCAG GTCATTTCAATGTTTTTGTTGGTGATCTCAGCCCTGAAGTTACAGATGCTATGTTGTATGCATGCTTCTCTGTGTGTCATAATTGTTC AGATGCAAGAGTTATGTGGGACCAGAAGACTGGGCGCTCAAGGGGTTTTGGGTTTGTTTCTTTCAGGAGTCAGCAG GATGCTCAAAATGCAATAAATGACTTGAATG GAAAGTGGCTTGGTAGCAGACAAATTCGGTGTAACTGGGCCACAAAAGGTGCTAGTTCTAATGATGACAAGCAGATTTCTGATGCCAAAAGTTTTGTAGAGCTAACCAATG AAGACGATCAAGAAAATAATGATGATGCACCAGAGAACAATCTTCAGTATACCACCGTTTATGTTGGCAATCTTTCTCCTGAGGT TACTTCTGTTGATCTTCATAAGCATTTCCATGCACTTGGCGTGGGAACTATTGAAGATGTGTGGGTGCAACGGGATAAAGGTTTTGGTTTTGTGAGATACAGTACACATACTGAAGCAGCTCTTGCTATTCAGATGGGAAATGCTCGTATTCTATGTGGCAACCCAATTAAG TGCTCCTGGGATAGCAAACCCACTCCACCAGGAACAAGTTCTACTCCTCTTCCTCCACCAGCCGTTGCACATATGCCAGGTCTTTCAATAACATTGTTACCAAAAAGTCCTCGAATGATG GATGATGATTATACAAGCATTATCTTTTCTTCTGGAAGGTTTTCTTGA
- the LOC110638279 gene encoding FCS-Like Zinc finger 13 has translation MLSKRTHPMIGRLSELLVSGNRLGFLDVSTSPSPRSPLEYRIQSPRGLKNYDLGGVGLGIVAALEKSRSDGGHEILPKYAICSPNMNRSDPIPVKKCERCNCGVKEMEIESLEDYTYVTSHGPDKSLTKVYYDDGNKKGRDRIGVDVVSIPRESPARFVDEFAMYPTSEFLSSCHLCRKRLHGKDIYMYRGEKAFCSIECRSRQIMMDERKEQCRSEIPRSADVTSSPYTTSPIFSTGILAI, from the exons ATGCTGAGTAAAAGAACCCATCCCATGATCGGAAGATTATCAGAATTATTGGTTTCCGGCAACCGGTTAGGATTCTTGGATGTTTCCACTAGTCCAAGTCCAAGAAGTCCGTTGGAGTACAGAATTCAATCACCTAGAGGTCTAAAGAATTATGATCTTGGTGGGGTTGGATTGGGTATTGTTGCTGCCCTTGAGAAGTCTAGAAGTGATGGaggacatgaaattttaccaaaatatGCAATTTGCAGTCCAAATATGAATAGGTCGGATCCTATTCCTGTTAAAAAATGTGAGAGGTGCAACTGTGGTGTCAAGGAAATGGAGATTGAGAGCTTGGAGGATTATACTTATGTCACAAGCCATGGACCTGACAAGTCCTTGACTAAGGTGTATTATGATGATGGAAATAAAAAAGGGCGCGATAGAATTGGTGTTGATGTTGTTTCTATACCTAGAGAATCGCCGGCGAGATTTGTCGATGAGTTTGCTATGTATCCCACTTCAGAATTTCTCAGCTCTTGTCACTTGTGCAGGAAAAGGCTCCATGGCAAAGACATATATATGTACAG GGGAGAAAAAGCTTTCTGTAGCATCGAGTGCAGATCAAGACAAATAATGATGGATGAACGCAAAGAACAGTGCAGATCAGAGATTCCAAGATCTGCAGATGTTACAAGCTCACCTTATACAACGAGCCCCATCTTCTCAACTGGAATTCTTGCCATTTGA
- the LOC110638281 gene encoding oligouridylate-binding protein 1 isoform X3 — protein MLQCVSVVAFLPFSVYVGNIQPQVTEPLLLEVFSNAGSIEGFKLIRKEKSSYGFVDYFDHRSADLAIVTLNGRHLFGQPIKINWAYARSQREDTSGHFNVFVGDLSPEVTDAMLYACFSVCHNCSDARVMWDQKTGRSRGFGFVSFRSQQDAQNAINDLNGKWLGSRQIRCNWATKGASSNDDKQISDAKSFVELTNEDDQENNDDAPENNLQYTTVYVGNLSPEVTSVDLHKHFHALGVGTIEDVWVQRDKGFGFVRYSTHTEAALAIQMGNARILCGNPIKCSWDSKPTPPGTSSTPLPPPAVAHMPGLSITLLPKSPRMMDDDYTSIIFSSGRFS, from the exons ATGCTGCAGTGTGTGAGTGTTGTAGCCTTTTTGCCCTTTAGTGT GTACGTTGGCAACATCCAACCTCAGGTGACAGAACCCCTTCTTCTAGAGGTTTTCTCAAACGCTGGATCCATTGAAGGATTTAAGCTGATTAGGAAAGAAAAG TCATCCTATGGTTTTGTTGATTACTTTGATCACAGATCAGCTGATCTTGCTATTGTGACCCTTAATGGAAGGCATCT gtTTGGACAGCCTATTAAAATCAACTGGGCTTATGCTCGTAGTCAAAGAGAGGATACATCAG GTCATTTCAATGTTTTTGTTGGTGATCTCAGCCCTGAAGTTACAGATGCTATGTTGTATGCATGCTTCTCTGTGTGTCATAATTGTTC AGATGCAAGAGTTATGTGGGACCAGAAGACTGGGCGCTCAAGGGGTTTTGGGTTTGTTTCTTTCAGGAGTCAGCAG GATGCTCAAAATGCAATAAATGACTTGAATG GAAAGTGGCTTGGTAGCAGACAAATTCGGTGTAACTGGGCCACAAAAGGTGCTAGTTCTAATGATGACAAGCAGATTTCTGATGCCAAAAGTTTTGTAGAGCTAACCAATG AAGACGATCAAGAAAATAATGATGATGCACCAGAGAACAATCTTCAGTATACCACCGTTTATGTTGGCAATCTTTCTCCTGAGGT TACTTCTGTTGATCTTCATAAGCATTTCCATGCACTTGGCGTGGGAACTATTGAAGATGTGTGGGTGCAACGGGATAAAGGTTTTGGTTTTGTGAGATACAGTACACATACTGAAGCAGCTCTTGCTATTCAGATGGGAAATGCTCGTATTCTATGTGGCAACCCAATTAAG TGCTCCTGGGATAGCAAACCCACTCCACCAGGAACAAGTTCTACTCCTCTTCCTCCACCAGCCGTTGCACATATGCCAGGTCTTTCAATAACATTGTTACCAAAAAGTCCTCGAATGATG GATGATGATTATACAAGCATTATCTTTTCTTCTGGAAGGTTTTCTTGA
- the LOC110638281 gene encoding oligouridylate-binding protein 1 isoform X2, which yields MMQHQRLKQQAMMQNPHPALLSAPQIEPILSGNLPPGFDSSTCCSVYVGNIQPQVTEPLLLEVFSNAGSIEGFKLIRKEKSSYGFVDYFDHRSADLAIVTLNGRHLFGQPIKINWAYARSQREDTSGHFNVFVGDLSPEVTDAMLYACFSVCHNCSDARVMWDQKTGRSRGFGFVSFRSQQDAQNAINDLNGKWLGSRQIRCNWATKEDDQENNDDAPENNLQYTTVYVGNLSPEVTSVDLHKHFHALGVGTIEDVWVQRDKGFGFVRYSTHTEAALAIQMGNARILCGNPIKCSWDSKPTPPGTSSTPLPPPAVAHMPGLSITLLPKSPRMMDDDYTSIIFSSGRFS from the exons ATGATGCAGCATCAGAGGCTGAAGCAACAGGCCATGATGCAGAATCCCCATCCTGCTCTCCTATCTGCTCCCCAG ATAGAGCCTATCTTGAGTGGGAATTTGCCTCCTGGCTTTGATTCAAGTACATGCTGCAGTGT GTACGTTGGCAACATCCAACCTCAGGTGACAGAACCCCTTCTTCTAGAGGTTTTCTCAAACGCTGGATCCATTGAAGGATTTAAGCTGATTAGGAAAGAAAAG TCATCCTATGGTTTTGTTGATTACTTTGATCACAGATCAGCTGATCTTGCTATTGTGACCCTTAATGGAAGGCATCT gtTTGGACAGCCTATTAAAATCAACTGGGCTTATGCTCGTAGTCAAAGAGAGGATACATCAG GTCATTTCAATGTTTTTGTTGGTGATCTCAGCCCTGAAGTTACAGATGCTATGTTGTATGCATGCTTCTCTGTGTGTCATAATTGTTC AGATGCAAGAGTTATGTGGGACCAGAAGACTGGGCGCTCAAGGGGTTTTGGGTTTGTTTCTTTCAGGAGTCAGCAG GATGCTCAAAATGCAATAAATGACTTGAATG GAAAGTGGCTTGGTAGCAGACAAATTCGGTGTAACTGGGCCACAAAAG AAGACGATCAAGAAAATAATGATGATGCACCAGAGAACAATCTTCAGTATACCACCGTTTATGTTGGCAATCTTTCTCCTGAGGT TACTTCTGTTGATCTTCATAAGCATTTCCATGCACTTGGCGTGGGAACTATTGAAGATGTGTGGGTGCAACGGGATAAAGGTTTTGGTTTTGTGAGATACAGTACACATACTGAAGCAGCTCTTGCTATTCAGATGGGAAATGCTCGTATTCTATGTGGCAACCCAATTAAG TGCTCCTGGGATAGCAAACCCACTCCACCAGGAACAAGTTCTACTCCTCTTCCTCCACCAGCCGTTGCACATATGCCAGGTCTTTCAATAACATTGTTACCAAAAAGTCCTCGAATGATG GATGATGATTATACAAGCATTATCTTTTCTTCTGGAAGGTTTTCTTGA
- the LOC110638281 gene encoding oligouridylate-binding protein 1 isoform X4, translating to MMQHQRLKQQAMMQNPHPALLSAPQIEPILSGNLPPGFDSSTCCSVYVGNIQPQVTEPLLLEVFSNAGSIEGFKLIRKEKSSYGFVDYFDHRSADLAIVTLNGRHLFGQPIKINWAYARSQREDTSGHFNVFVGDLSPEVTDAMLYACFSVCHNCSDARVMWDQKTGRSRGFGFVSFRSQQDAQNAINDLNGKWLGSRQIRCNWATKGASSNDDKQISDAKSFVELTNEDDQENNDDAPENNLQYTTVYVGNLSPENVVLRCSKSP from the exons ATGATGCAGCATCAGAGGCTGAAGCAACAGGCCATGATGCAGAATCCCCATCCTGCTCTCCTATCTGCTCCCCAG ATAGAGCCTATCTTGAGTGGGAATTTGCCTCCTGGCTTTGATTCAAGTACATGCTGCAGTGT GTACGTTGGCAACATCCAACCTCAGGTGACAGAACCCCTTCTTCTAGAGGTTTTCTCAAACGCTGGATCCATTGAAGGATTTAAGCTGATTAGGAAAGAAAAG TCATCCTATGGTTTTGTTGATTACTTTGATCACAGATCAGCTGATCTTGCTATTGTGACCCTTAATGGAAGGCATCT gtTTGGACAGCCTATTAAAATCAACTGGGCTTATGCTCGTAGTCAAAGAGAGGATACATCAG GTCATTTCAATGTTTTTGTTGGTGATCTCAGCCCTGAAGTTACAGATGCTATGTTGTATGCATGCTTCTCTGTGTGTCATAATTGTTC AGATGCAAGAGTTATGTGGGACCAGAAGACTGGGCGCTCAAGGGGTTTTGGGTTTGTTTCTTTCAGGAGTCAGCAG GATGCTCAAAATGCAATAAATGACTTGAATG GAAAGTGGCTTGGTAGCAGACAAATTCGGTGTAACTGGGCCACAAAAGGTGCTAGTTCTAATGATGACAAGCAGATTTCTGATGCCAAAAGTTTTGTAGAGCTAACCAATG AAGACGATCAAGAAAATAATGATGATGCACCAGAGAACAATCTTCAGTATACCACCGTTTATGTTGGCAATCTTTCTCCTGAG AATGTGGTTCTTCGGTGTTCTAAGTCGCCTTGA